The Amycolatopsis mongoliensis genome includes a window with the following:
- the ftsZ gene encoding cell division protein FtsZ, translated as MTPPHNYLAVIKVVGIGGGGVNAVNRMIEVGLKGVEFIAVNTDAQALLMSDADVKLDIGRELTRGLGAGAAPEVGQKAAEDHREEIEEVIKGADMVFVTAGEGGGTGTGGAPVVAQIARKLGALTIGVVTRPFTFEGKRRGKQAEDGIQSLRNECDTLIVIPNDRLLQLGDIGVSLMDAFRSADEVLLSGVQGITDLITTPGLINLDFADVKSVMSGAGSALMGIGSARGEGRAIQAAEKAINSPLLEASMDGAHGALLSIAGGSDLGLFEINEAASLVQESAHPDANIIFGTIIDDSLGDEVRVTVIAAGFDAGAPTHKKLDPSTFGSGSRSSGTTASASAGQVSHPPTPPSGATPVPSAGSSGYPVAPPRSHSPLPSATGNQSSGGLPQPGGGSRGYSPIGSNATQGSLPGRAMPVHDDPSDDEVDVPPFMRR; from the coding sequence ATGACGCCCCCGCACAACTACCTTGCGGTGATCAAGGTGGTCGGCATCGGCGGTGGCGGCGTGAACGCCGTGAACCGCATGATCGAGGTCGGCCTCAAGGGTGTCGAGTTCATCGCGGTGAACACCGACGCCCAGGCACTGCTCATGTCCGACGCCGATGTCAAGCTGGACATCGGCCGCGAGCTGACCCGCGGCCTCGGCGCGGGCGCCGCCCCCGAGGTCGGCCAGAAGGCCGCCGAAGACCACCGGGAAGAGATCGAAGAGGTCATCAAGGGCGCCGACATGGTGTTCGTGACGGCCGGTGAAGGCGGCGGCACCGGCACCGGTGGCGCCCCGGTCGTGGCGCAGATCGCCCGCAAGCTGGGCGCGCTGACCATCGGCGTCGTGACCCGCCCGTTCACCTTCGAGGGCAAGCGCCGCGGCAAGCAGGCCGAGGACGGCATCCAGTCGCTGCGCAACGAGTGCGACACCCTCATCGTGATCCCGAACGACCGGCTGCTGCAGCTCGGCGACATCGGCGTCTCGCTGATGGACGCGTTCCGCTCCGCGGACGAGGTGCTGCTGTCCGGTGTCCAGGGCATCACCGACCTGATCACCACGCCGGGCCTGATCAACCTCGACTTCGCCGACGTCAAGAGCGTCATGTCCGGTGCGGGCTCCGCGCTGATGGGCATCGGCTCGGCGCGCGGTGAGGGCCGGGCCATCCAGGCGGCGGAGAAGGCGATCAACTCGCCGCTGCTGGAGGCGTCGATGGACGGCGCCCACGGTGCGCTGCTGTCGATCGCCGGCGGCTCCGACCTGGGCCTGTTCGAGATCAACGAGGCCGCGTCGCTGGTGCAGGAGTCCGCTCACCCGGACGCCAACATCATCTTCGGCACGATCATCGACGACTCGCTCGGCGACGAGGTCCGCGTCACGGTGATCGCGGCCGGGTTCGACGCCGGCGCGCCGACGCACAAGAAGCTCGACCCGTCGACGTTCGGTTCCGGCTCGCGCTCGTCCGGGACCACCGCGTCGGCGTCGGCCGGCCAGGTCTCGCACCCGCCCACGCCGCCGTCGGGGGCCACCCCGGTGCCGTCGGCCGGCAGCTCCGGCTACCCGGTCGCGCCGCCCCGGTCGCACTCGCCGCTGCCCTCGGCCACGGGGAACCAGTCTTCGGGCGGGCTCCCGCAGCCGGGTGGCGGCTCGCGCGGCTACTCGCCGATCGGTTCCAACGCGACCCAGGGCAGCCTGCCCGGCCGCGCGATGCCGGTGCACGACGACCCGTCGGACGACGAGGTCGATGTCCCGCCGTTCATGCGGCGCTAG
- a CDS encoding anti-sigma factor, producing the protein MSTPEMHTLAGAFALDAVSDLERAEFSRHLEQCESCAQEVAELRATAARLGAAMAEEPSPEFKDRVLAAMHATRQLPPRTRPVAERHRRSARAPRWAVVVAAAAAVVGLAAGGVFGGIALTQQQELQTAQTRLDQAKQRYEPVAALLAAPDAKTAHGEAPTGGGVTVILSKSLNRVMVMDAGLPAQPGGKVYEAWLITGSAAPRSAGVIAAADDGGLVVADGVGSVDTLAVSLEPAGGSPNGAPTDVLMSMPAPA; encoded by the coding sequence GTGAGCACACCGGAGATGCACACCCTGGCGGGCGCGTTCGCGCTCGACGCGGTGTCCGACCTCGAGCGGGCGGAGTTCAGCCGTCACCTCGAGCAGTGCGAGTCGTGCGCGCAGGAGGTCGCCGAACTGCGCGCGACCGCGGCGCGGCTGGGCGCGGCGATGGCCGAGGAGCCGTCGCCGGAGTTCAAGGACCGCGTCCTGGCCGCCATGCACGCCACCCGCCAGCTGCCGCCGCGGACGCGGCCCGTCGCCGAACGGCACCGGCGCTCGGCGCGGGCGCCGCGCTGGGCGGTCGTCGTGGCGGCCGCGGCCGCCGTCGTCGGGCTCGCCGCGGGCGGCGTGTTCGGCGGGATCGCGCTGACCCAGCAGCAGGAGCTGCAGACCGCGCAGACCCGGCTCGACCAGGCGAAGCAGCGGTACGAGCCGGTGGCGGCGCTGCTCGCCGCCCCCGACGCGAAGACGGCGCACGGCGAGGCGCCCACCGGCGGCGGCGTGACGGTCATCCTGTCGAAGTCCCTGAACCGCGTGATGGTGATGGACGCGGGGCTGCCGGCGCAGCCGGGCGGGAAGGTGTACGAGGCCTGGCTGATCACCGGCTCCGCCGCGCCGCGCTCGGCCGGGGTGATCGCCGCCGCCGACGACGGTGGCCTGGTCGTGGCCGACGGCGTGGGCAGCGTCGACACGCTCGCGGTGAGCCTCGAGCCGGCCGGTGGATCGCCCAACGGCGCGCCCACGGACGTCCTGATGAGCATGCCCGCGCCGGCGTGA
- the sigK gene encoding ECF RNA polymerase sigma factor SigK, with translation MDEPARPRPVTPVPSDPPAAPTAEELMVRVAKGDERAFELLYDQLAGPIFGLVRRIVRDTAQSEEVAQEVLVELWRTATRYSPDKGSALNWAMTLAHRRAVDRVRSARASTEREQKATFEAARGRPFDEVAESVTARLERSQVRRCLSFLTDLQRESVLLAYYQGYTYREVAEVLSTPQGTIKTRLRDGLIRLRDCLGVTA, from the coding sequence ATGGATGAGCCGGCCCGCCCGCGCCCCGTGACGCCGGTGCCCTCCGACCCCCCGGCCGCGCCCACCGCCGAGGAGCTGATGGTGCGCGTCGCGAAGGGCGACGAGCGGGCCTTCGAGCTGCTCTACGACCAGCTCGCCGGGCCGATCTTCGGGCTGGTGCGGCGGATCGTGCGCGACACGGCGCAGTCCGAAGAGGTCGCCCAGGAGGTGCTCGTCGAACTCTGGCGCACCGCGACGCGGTACTCGCCGGACAAGGGCTCGGCGCTGAACTGGGCGATGACCCTGGCGCACCGCCGGGCGGTCGACCGGGTCCGCTCGGCGCGCGCCAGCACCGAGCGGGAGCAGAAGGCGACCTTCGAAGCCGCCCGCGGCCGGCCGTTCGACGAGGTCGCCGAGTCCGTCACCGCGCGGCTCGAACGCTCCCAGGTGCGCCGGTGCCTGTCCTTCCTGACCGATCTGCAGCGCGAGTCGGTGCTGCTCGCCTACTACCAGGGCTATACGTATCGCGAGGTGGCCGAAGTGCTGTCGACGCCGCAAGGAACCATCAAGACGCGGCTGCGGGACGGGCTGATCCGCCTGCGGGACTGCCTGGGGGTGACTGCGTGA
- a CDS encoding DUF1365 domain-containing protein, with protein sequence MVTNALYDATVAHVRRIDPPHSFAHRVYLWLVDLDAPPRLPAWLQPFARFDSRDHFAAGDPRGIREKLDAWLAERDVDLRGGKVVMLAAARVLGYVFNPISVYWCHDPEGRLACVVAEVHNTYGGRHAYLLHPDEAGRVRVGKEFYVSPFQEMDGEYRMRLPHPEALLDLTVALRRGSSTPLVATLRGVRRPVNPRWLARLVLARPLLPQRVSALIRRHGVALWLRKAAVVPRTPQNAGGQLHG encoded by the coding sequence CTGGTGACGAACGCGCTCTACGACGCCACGGTCGCGCACGTGCGGCGGATCGACCCGCCGCACTCCTTCGCGCACCGCGTGTACCTGTGGCTGGTGGACCTGGACGCGCCGCCGCGGCTGCCGGCGTGGCTGCAGCCGTTCGCCCGGTTCGACAGCCGGGACCACTTCGCTGCGGGCGACCCGCGCGGGATCCGGGAGAAGCTGGACGCGTGGCTGGCCGAGCGCGACGTCGACCTGCGTGGCGGGAAGGTCGTCATGCTGGCCGCCGCGCGCGTGCTCGGGTACGTGTTCAACCCGATCAGCGTCTACTGGTGCCACGATCCCGAGGGCCGGCTCGCCTGCGTCGTCGCCGAGGTGCACAACACCTACGGCGGCCGGCACGCCTACCTGCTGCACCCCGACGAGGCCGGCCGCGTCCGAGTGGGCAAGGAGTTCTACGTCTCGCCGTTCCAGGAGATGGACGGCGAGTACCGGATGCGCCTGCCCCATCCGGAAGCGTTGCTCGACCTCACCGTGGCGTTGCGCCGCGGGAGTTCGACGCCGTTGGTCGCTACGCTGCGGGGAGTTCGCCGCCCGGTGAACCCGCGGTGGCTGGCCCGGCTCGTCCTGGCCCGGCCGCTGCTCCCGCAGCGGGTGTCCGCGCTGATCCGCCGCCACGGCGTCGCGTTGTGGCTGCGGAAGGCCGCGGTCGTGCCCCGCACCCCGCAGAACGCCGGAGGACAGCTGCATGGATGA
- a CDS encoding NAD(P)/FAD-dependent oxidoreductase, with protein MEITGERIAVIGSGVAGLTAAYLLQRKHEVLLFESDDRLGGHAHTHDVPSAHGGTIGVDSGFIVHNERTYPTLLKLFGELGVHTRDTEMSMSIRCDGCGLQYAGAKGLPGLFAQRGNLVRARYLRMLAEVKKFHRHAKRLLAANDAGDVTLGAFLAIGGYTRYFVDHFMLPLVSTVWSADRSDTLRYPARYLFEFLRNHGMLSVKNSPSWRTVVGGSREYVERAAKQLTAVHLSTPVRSVLRTGGGVEIRDDADTPHRVDKVVIATHADQALALLANPTGAEREVLGAFRYSANEAWLHTDTSVLPSLADARAGWNYRAPVCGAPTGAVQVSYDMNRLMRLDEPTGYVVTLNPGEGTGKEALVAKMHYEHPVYTPESVAAQRRLPELNDGVVAYAGAYHGWGFHEDGCSSGARAAESLGVTW; from the coding sequence GTGGAGATCACGGGAGAACGCATCGCCGTCATCGGCAGCGGGGTGGCCGGGCTGACGGCGGCATACCTGCTGCAACGCAAGCACGAGGTCCTGCTGTTCGAGTCCGACGACCGGCTCGGCGGCCACGCGCACACCCACGACGTGCCCAGCGCCCACGGCGGCACCATCGGCGTGGACTCGGGCTTCATCGTCCACAACGAGCGCACCTACCCGACGCTGCTGAAGCTGTTCGGGGAGCTCGGCGTGCACACCCGCGACACCGAGATGTCGATGAGCATCCGGTGCGACGGCTGCGGCCTGCAGTACGCCGGCGCGAAGGGGCTGCCCGGGCTGTTCGCCCAGCGCGGCAACCTCGTCCGCGCCCGCTACCTGCGGATGCTGGCCGAGGTCAAGAAGTTCCACCGGCACGCGAAGCGGCTGCTGGCGGCGAACGACGCCGGCGACGTCACGCTCGGCGCGTTCCTCGCCATCGGCGGCTACACCCGCTACTTCGTCGACCACTTCATGCTGCCGCTGGTCTCGACGGTCTGGTCGGCGGACCGCAGCGACACGCTGCGCTACCCGGCGCGGTACCTGTTCGAGTTCCTCCGCAACCACGGCATGCTCTCGGTGAAGAACTCGCCGTCCTGGCGGACCGTCGTCGGCGGGTCCCGCGAATACGTCGAACGCGCGGCCAAGCAGCTCACCGCGGTGCACCTGTCCACGCCGGTGCGGTCGGTGCTGCGGACGGGTGGCGGCGTCGAAATCCGCGACGACGCCGACACCCCGCACCGCGTCGACAAGGTCGTCATCGCCACGCACGCCGACCAGGCGCTGGCCCTGCTGGCCAACCCGACCGGCGCCGAACGCGAGGTGCTCGGCGCCTTCCGCTACTCGGCCAACGAGGCCTGGCTGCACACCGACACGAGCGTGCTGCCGTCGCTGGCCGACGCCCGCGCGGGCTGGAACTACCGGGCTCCCGTGTGCGGCGCCCCGACCGGCGCGGTCCAGGTCAGCTACGACATGAACCGCCTGATGCGGCTGGACGAGCCGACCGGCTACGTCGTCACGCTCAACCCGGGCGAGGGCACCGGCAAGGAGGCGCTGGTCGCCAAGATGCACTACGAGCACCCGGTCTACACGCCGGAATCCGTTGCGGCGCAACGACGGCTGCCCGAGCTCAACGACGGCGTCGTCGCCTACGCCGGTGCCTACCACGGCTGGGGCTTCCACGAGGACGGCTGCTCGTCGGGCGCCCGCGCCGCCGAGAGCCTCGGAGTGACCTGGTGA
- a CDS encoding SAM-dependent methyltransferase has protein sequence MPNSTAHRLASFAEKLLGGQLPVGLRTWDGTRAGPVDAPTVVLRNRRALRRLLFAPGELGLARAYVTGDLDVEGDLADGFRRIWSLTRAGELKRVKLGPREWAEAAKLAGSLGVFGLPPKPPAEEARLSGKLHSLRRDKSAIAHHYDLSNAFYQLLLDDSMAYSSAYFTSDEPGYGLEQAQHDKLELICRKLGLRPGMRLLDIGCGWGSLLVHAAKHHGVHAVGITLSAEQLQHIRGRLAQHDLEDRVEVRRQDYRELPDAPFDAVASIEMGEHVGEVNYPTYAATLHRMVKPGGRVLIQQMSRGNVAPGGGAFIERYIAPDMTMRPVGRTVDHLEAAGLEVRDVHAMREHYVWTVRAWAATLEQNWADVVALIGETGARVWRLYLVGGALAFEENRMGVDQILSVRPHADGTSGMPATREWL, from the coding sequence ATGCCGAACAGCACCGCGCACCGCCTCGCCTCGTTCGCCGAAAAGCTCCTCGGCGGGCAGCTCCCCGTCGGCCTCCGAACCTGGGACGGAACCCGCGCCGGCCCAGTGGACGCGCCCACGGTGGTGCTGCGCAACCGCCGCGCCCTGCGCCGCCTGCTCTTCGCGCCGGGTGAGCTGGGTCTCGCCCGCGCCTACGTCACTGGTGACCTGGACGTCGAGGGCGACCTCGCCGACGGCTTCCGCCGGATCTGGTCCCTCACCCGCGCGGGTGAGCTCAAGCGGGTGAAGCTGGGCCCGCGGGAGTGGGCCGAGGCCGCCAAGCTCGCCGGTTCGCTCGGCGTCTTCGGACTCCCGCCCAAGCCGCCCGCCGAAGAGGCCCGGCTCTCGGGCAAGCTGCACAGCCTGCGGCGCGACAAGTCCGCCATCGCCCACCACTACGACCTCAGCAACGCCTTCTACCAGCTGCTGCTGGACGACTCGATGGCCTACTCCAGCGCGTACTTCACCTCCGACGAGCCGGGCTACGGCCTCGAACAGGCCCAGCACGACAAGCTGGAGCTGATCTGCCGCAAGCTGGGGCTGCGCCCGGGCATGCGACTGCTCGACATCGGCTGCGGCTGGGGTTCGCTGCTGGTCCACGCGGCCAAGCACCACGGCGTGCACGCCGTCGGCATCACGCTCTCGGCCGAGCAGCTGCAGCACATCCGCGGCCGGCTCGCCCAGCACGACCTCGAAGACCGCGTCGAGGTCCGCCGCCAGGACTACCGGGAGCTGCCCGACGCGCCGTTCGACGCCGTCGCGTCGATCGAGATGGGCGAACACGTCGGCGAAGTCAACTACCCCACCTACGCCGCGACGCTGCATCGCATGGTGAAGCCCGGCGGGCGCGTGCTCATCCAGCAGATGTCCCGCGGGAACGTCGCTCCCGGCGGCGGCGCGTTCATCGAGCGCTACATCGCGCCCGACATGACGATGCGGCCGGTGGGCCGGACGGTCGACCACCTCGAGGCGGCCGGGCTCGAGGTCCGGGACGTGCACGCGATGCGCGAGCACTACGTCTGGACGGTCCGGGCCTGGGCCGCCACCCTGGAGCAGAACTGGGCCGACGTCGTCGCGCTGATCGGCGAGACGGGCGCGCGGGTCTGGCGGCTCTACCTGGTGGGCGGGGCACTGGCGTTCGAGGAGAACCGGATGGGCGTGGACCAGATCCTGAGCGTGCGACCGCACGCCGACGGCACGAGCGGCATGCCCGCGACGAGGGAGTGGCTCTGA
- a CDS encoding DUF1295 domain-containing protein produces the protein MSLGGTLLVTAAVTVVAVVVTFGIARARKRYDTIDTFWGLGFAIVAVTAFPFGDGPLALRLVVTALTVVWGVRLSLHLHLRNHKLPEDPRYARMASGPLRMFVRVYLFQGVVLYFVSLPVQFAMYGTGFGVLGWLGVAVWLLGFAFETVGDDQLRRFKAAPSNKGKVLDTGLWRYTRHPNYFGDACVWWGLYLLACSTWPGAATILSPVAMTFTLARGTGKPMLEKGMAKTRPAYAHYVERTSGFFPLPPRKVTPR, from the coding sequence ATGTCCCTCGGCGGCACGCTGCTGGTCACCGCCGCCGTCACGGTCGTGGCGGTCGTGGTGACCTTCGGGATCGCGCGGGCGCGCAAGCGGTACGACACGATCGACACGTTCTGGGGGCTCGGCTTCGCGATCGTCGCGGTCACCGCGTTCCCGTTCGGCGACGGGCCCCTGGCGCTGCGGCTGGTGGTCACCGCGCTGACCGTCGTCTGGGGTGTCCGGCTTTCGCTGCACCTGCACCTGCGCAACCACAAGCTGCCGGAGGACCCGCGGTACGCGCGGATGGCTTCGGGGCCGCTGCGGATGTTCGTGCGCGTGTACCTGTTCCAGGGCGTGGTGCTGTACTTCGTGTCGCTGCCGGTGCAGTTCGCGATGTACGGCACCGGGTTCGGGGTGCTCGGCTGGCTCGGCGTCGCGGTGTGGCTGCTCGGGTTCGCGTTCGAGACGGTCGGCGACGACCAGCTGCGCCGGTTCAAGGCCGCCCCCTCGAACAAGGGCAAGGTGCTCGACACGGGGTTGTGGCGCTACACGCGGCATCCGAACTACTTCGGCGACGCGTGCGTGTGGTGGGGCCTCTACCTGCTGGCCTGCTCCACGTGGCCGGGCGCCGCGACGATCCTCTCGCCCGTCGCCATGACCTTCACCCTCGCTCGCGGCACCGGGAAACCGATGCTGGAGAAGGGAATGGCGAAGACCCGCCCCGCCTACGCGCACTACGTCGAGCGGACGAGCGGCTTCTTCCCGTTGCCACCCAGGAAGGTCACTCCCCGGTGA
- a CDS encoding DinB family protein, with the protein MTERPQRPKVPLTGGEREILTSLLDYHRATAAWKSQGLTEAQARQVHLPSELTTIAGLLAHLTLNEWFWFAVVVGGEEDTWEEKLEQDPDAEFRVPPETTLAQLLAGYEKQCARSREIVAKHGLDDEVTHKGETFNVRWVVTHMIEETARHVGHLDVLRELADGLTGE; encoded by the coding sequence ATGACCGAACGACCGCAGCGCCCGAAGGTCCCGCTCACCGGCGGCGAGCGCGAGATCCTCACGAGCCTGCTCGACTACCACCGCGCCACCGCCGCGTGGAAGAGCCAAGGGCTCACCGAAGCGCAGGCCCGCCAAGTCCACCTGCCCAGCGAGCTGACCACCATCGCCGGCCTGCTCGCCCACCTCACGCTGAACGAGTGGTTCTGGTTCGCCGTGGTCGTCGGCGGCGAGGAGGACACCTGGGAGGAGAAGCTCGAGCAGGACCCGGACGCGGAGTTCCGGGTCCCACCCGAGACGACACTCGCGCAGCTGCTCGCCGGCTACGAAAAGCAGTGCGCCCGCAGCCGCGAGATCGTCGCGAAGCACGGCCTGGACGACGAAGTGACGCACAAGGGCGAGACCTTCAACGTCCGCTGGGTCGTCACGCACATGATCGAGGAGACCGCCCGGCACGTCGGCCACCTCGACGTCCTGCGCGAGCTGGCCGACGGCCTCACCGGGGAGTGA
- a CDS encoding MarR family winged helix-turn-helix transcriptional regulator, translating into MPDEFLLDEQACFALYAASRAVTDTYRPLLGELGLTYPQYLVLLVLWESDARPVKEIGEALHLDYGTLSPLLKRLEANGLVTRARLPEDERTVVISLTEEGRAVRTRAAGVPSAIGCALGLDDTERRQLIDTLRRLTASAAAYSPGGSDAQP; encoded by the coding sequence GTGCCGGATGAGTTCCTCTTGGACGAGCAAGCCTGCTTCGCGCTCTACGCGGCGTCGCGCGCGGTGACGGACACCTACCGTCCCCTGCTCGGCGAGCTGGGGCTCACCTACCCGCAGTACCTGGTGCTGCTGGTGCTGTGGGAGTCCGACGCCCGGCCGGTCAAGGAGATCGGCGAGGCGCTGCACCTGGACTACGGCACGCTTTCCCCGCTGCTCAAGCGACTCGAGGCCAACGGGCTGGTGACGCGGGCGCGACTGCCCGAGGACGAACGCACCGTGGTGATCAGCCTGACCGAGGAGGGCCGGGCGGTGCGCACGCGCGCCGCGGGCGTCCCTTCGGCGATCGGCTGCGCACTGGGCCTCGACGACACCGAGCGGCGGCAGCTGATCGACACCCTGCGGCGGCTGACGGCGTCGGCCGCCGCCTACTCACCTGGAGGCTCTGATGCCCAGCCGTGA
- a CDS encoding OsmC family peroxiredoxin — translation MPSRDATTHWVGGLQNGKGEVTLDSSNAGTFSVSFPTRAGNPDGQTSPEELIAAAHSSCLAMNLSGVLEAQKLTADSIDVSAEVTLGPAAGGGFEISGIAITLRASIEGVTAEQFAEYAETAEKTCPVSKALAGTTITLDAALS, via the coding sequence ATGCCCAGCCGTGACGCGACCACCCACTGGGTCGGCGGACTGCAGAACGGGAAGGGCGAGGTGACGCTGGACTCGTCCAACGCCGGCACGTTCTCCGTCTCGTTCCCGACCCGCGCGGGCAACCCGGACGGCCAGACGAGCCCCGAAGAGCTCATCGCGGCGGCGCACTCGTCGTGCCTGGCGATGAACCTGTCGGGGGTGCTGGAGGCCCAGAAGCTGACGGCGGACTCGATCGACGTCAGCGCGGAGGTCACCCTCGGCCCGGCCGCCGGGGGCGGCTTCGAGATCAGCGGCATCGCGATCACGCTGCGCGCGTCCATCGAGGGCGTGACGGCGGAGCAGTTCGCGGAGTACGCCGAGACGGCGGAGAAGACGTGCCCGGTCTCGAAGGCCCTGGCCGGCACGACGATCACGTTGGACGCCGCGCTCAGCTGA
- a CDS encoding CGNR zinc finger domain-containing protein, whose translation MTERFRAGAGRLCLDFVRTLRYRGTPEELEELPDAAAWGAWIDQLGPFPAPVRPGSAGDAWVVREAIHELLTGEVRDPVRRRLNRFAAFPVPAPSLAPSGELRWQARDPVQAMLALLVRDALDLVTSPDFARVRRCAGPRCGALFLDTSRPGTRRWCSMEICGNQAKKSTYRAKAGIRA comes from the coding sequence ATGACGGAACGATTCCGCGCGGGAGCGGGCAGGCTGTGCCTCGACTTCGTCCGGACGCTGCGCTACCGCGGGACGCCGGAGGAGCTGGAAGAGCTGCCCGACGCGGCGGCGTGGGGTGCGTGGATCGACCAGCTGGGCCCGTTCCCGGCTCCGGTGCGGCCCGGGTCGGCCGGCGACGCGTGGGTGGTGCGCGAGGCGATCCACGAGCTGCTCACCGGTGAAGTGCGGGACCCGGTGCGCCGGCGCTTGAACCGGTTCGCGGCCTTCCCGGTCCCGGCGCCGTCACTGGCGCCCTCGGGGGAGTTGCGCTGGCAGGCCCGGGATCCCGTGCAGGCGATGCTGGCGCTGCTGGTGCGCGACGCGCTGGACCTGGTGACGTCGCCGGACTTCGCGCGGGTCCGCCGGTGCGCGGGTCCGCGGTGTGGCGCGCTGTTCCTGGATACGTCCCGCCCGGGGACGCGGCGGTGGTGCTCGATGGAGATCTGCGGGAACCAGGCGAAGAAGTCGACTTATCGAGCCAAGGCCGGGATCCGCGCCTAG